A genomic region of Elaeis guineensis isolate ETL-2024a chromosome 9, EG11, whole genome shotgun sequence contains the following coding sequences:
- the LOC105042139 gene encoding uncharacterized protein isoform X1: protein MGSSRFGFLTASQGAVLTQERWSRKTLVPELYPRLDSSIGDRSRRCWRVSSLFCRVFRSVMSLGKLAIVIGAGLVGSALSKEGRLSDITDIFSGALKIVTKHLQQDKDSSRSSGKPQTDSLLAQVNNLRQELQVLASSRSVTIVTGTSAGSGTYGVTAVIVIGVVGYGYVWWKGWKLSDMMFVTRRGLSDACTAVGKKLELVSSSIADARRHLSSRIDRVDINLDECRDLTNATKGEVSRLNGELSGIHQDVESVHRFIQTLGTKISRIEESQDITTRGLYSLCMFVDSMENRRDAEPTQVLPSSSRLAIEPPQTTPVTRNISLPPTTLDSPSASASPSASASPSAAIETPKILRSSTAVSASGLKELQGFSNTVKIGIPKSNSIKIATSEASSGTPSVEEPSSSASGSSRSGWKLPSFSVLTRTRSTAS from the exons ATGGGAAGCTCCAGGTTTGGCTTCCTTACGGCGTCGCAGGGGGCTGTTTTAACCCAAGAGAGATGGAGTAGAAAAACCCTAGTCCCCGAGCTGTACCCGCGACTCGATTCTTCGATTGGGGATCGAAGCAGGCGATGTTGGAGGGTTTCTTCGTTGTTTTGTAGGGTTTTCCGATCGGTCATGTCTCTTGGGAAGCTCGCCATCGTCATTGGAGCGG GTTTAGTTGGGTCCGCTCTCTCAAAGGAAGGGCGCTTATCTGATATAACGGACATATTTTCTGGTGCTCTGAAG ATCGTCACAAAGCACCTTCAACAAGATAAAGATAGCTCTCGATCTAGTGGAAAACCACAAACCGATTCTCTATTAGCTCAG GTTAATAATCTAAGACAGGAGCTGCAAGTTTTGGCCTCATCCAGATCAGTTACAATTGTAACTGGTACAAGTGCAG GTTCTGGTACTTATGGTGTAACAGCTGTAATTGTTATAGGAGTTGTTGGTTATGGGTATGTCTGGTGGAAG GGCTGGAAGCTTTCTGATATGATGTTTGTGACACGACGTGGTTTATCTGATGCCTGTACTGCAGTAGGCAAAAAACTCGAGCTAGTTTCATCATCTATTGCT GATGCCAGGCGACATTTATCTTCAAGGATCGATCGTGTAGATATTAACCTAGATGAGTGTAGGGATCTTACTAATGCCACCAAAGGCGAG GTTTCAAGACTAAATGGAGAACTAAGTGGGATCCATCAGGACGTTGAATCTGTTCATCGCTTCATCCAGACTCTG GGGACCAAGATTAGTCGAATAGAAGAAAGTCag GACATTACAACACGGGGACTTTATAGCCTGTGCATGTTCGTTGATAGCATGGAGAATAGGAGAGATGCAGAACCTACTCAG GTCTTGCCATCCAGTTCTAGGCTTGCTATTGAACCTCCACAAACTACACCTGTCACAAGG AATATCTCGCTCCCACCTACGACACTAGATTCCCCTTCAGCATCGGCATCACCATCAGCATCAGCATCACCATCAGCTGCTATCGAGACTCCCAAG ATTCTGCGATCATCAACGGCTGTTTCAGCTTCAGGCCTAAAG GAGTTGCAGGGGTTCTCAAATACGGTTAAAATAGGAATACCAAAATCAAATTCGATAAAGATAGCTACTTCTGAGGCTTCTAGTGGAACTCCATCTGTTGAGGAACCAAGCAGTAGTGCGTCGGGTTCCAGCAGGTCTGGATGGAAGCTGCCGTCTTTCAGTGTTCTTACAAGAACCCGCAGCACTGCTAGTTAA
- the LOC105042139 gene encoding uncharacterized protein isoform X2 produces MGSSRFGFLTASQGAVLTQERWSRKTLVPELYPRLDSSIGDRSRRCWRVSSLFCRVFRSVMSLGKLAIVIGAGLVGSALSKEGRLSDITDIFSGALKIVTKHLQQDKDSSRSSGKPQTDSLLAQVNNLRQELQVLASSRSVTIVTGTSAGSGTYGVTAVIVIGVVGYGYVWWKGWKLSDMMFVTRRGLSDACTAVGKKLELVSSSIADARRHLSSRIDRVDINLDECRDLTNATKGEVSRLNGELSGIHQDVESVHRFIQTLGTKISRIEESQDITTRGLYSLCMFVDSMENRRDAEPTQVLPSSSRLAIEPPQTTPVTRNISLPPTTLDSPSASASPSASASPSAAIETPKILRSSTAVSASGLKFFFQL; encoded by the exons ATGGGAAGCTCCAGGTTTGGCTTCCTTACGGCGTCGCAGGGGGCTGTTTTAACCCAAGAGAGATGGAGTAGAAAAACCCTAGTCCCCGAGCTGTACCCGCGACTCGATTCTTCGATTGGGGATCGAAGCAGGCGATGTTGGAGGGTTTCTTCGTTGTTTTGTAGGGTTTTCCGATCGGTCATGTCTCTTGGGAAGCTCGCCATCGTCATTGGAGCGG GTTTAGTTGGGTCCGCTCTCTCAAAGGAAGGGCGCTTATCTGATATAACGGACATATTTTCTGGTGCTCTGAAG ATCGTCACAAAGCACCTTCAACAAGATAAAGATAGCTCTCGATCTAGTGGAAAACCACAAACCGATTCTCTATTAGCTCAG GTTAATAATCTAAGACAGGAGCTGCAAGTTTTGGCCTCATCCAGATCAGTTACAATTGTAACTGGTACAAGTGCAG GTTCTGGTACTTATGGTGTAACAGCTGTAATTGTTATAGGAGTTGTTGGTTATGGGTATGTCTGGTGGAAG GGCTGGAAGCTTTCTGATATGATGTTTGTGACACGACGTGGTTTATCTGATGCCTGTACTGCAGTAGGCAAAAAACTCGAGCTAGTTTCATCATCTATTGCT GATGCCAGGCGACATTTATCTTCAAGGATCGATCGTGTAGATATTAACCTAGATGAGTGTAGGGATCTTACTAATGCCACCAAAGGCGAG GTTTCAAGACTAAATGGAGAACTAAGTGGGATCCATCAGGACGTTGAATCTGTTCATCGCTTCATCCAGACTCTG GGGACCAAGATTAGTCGAATAGAAGAAAGTCag GACATTACAACACGGGGACTTTATAGCCTGTGCATGTTCGTTGATAGCATGGAGAATAGGAGAGATGCAGAACCTACTCAG GTCTTGCCATCCAGTTCTAGGCTTGCTATTGAACCTCCACAAACTACACCTGTCACAAGG AATATCTCGCTCCCACCTACGACACTAGATTCCCCTTCAGCATCGGCATCACCATCAGCATCAGCATCACCATCAGCTGCTATCGAGACTCCCAAG ATTCTGCGATCATCAACGGCTGTTTCAGCTTCAGGCCTAAAG tttttcttccaactGTAA